One segment of Coffea arabica cultivar ET-39 chromosome 7c, Coffea Arabica ET-39 HiFi, whole genome shotgun sequence DNA contains the following:
- the LOC113698226 gene encoding pentatricopeptide repeat-containing protein At4g39620, chloroplastic-like: MTPSNFPATLQFSPSKPAFLLPKFYPNSSQNFISVSQPCIARKKPIYCIISNVPTRPKKKRTKTKRAISEAEELVGLLMRNFDEKKQPLVATLNKYVKLVRTEHCFLLFEELGKTDKWLQCLEVFRWMHKQRWYIADNGVYSKLISVMGKKGQTRMAMWLFSEMRNSGCKPDTSVYNALITAHLHSRDKAKALAKALGYFGKMKGMERCPPNVVTYNILLRAFAQARDVDQVNALFKDLDESIVTPDIFTFNGVMDAYGKNGMIREMESVLSRMKSNQLRPDLITFNLLIDSYGRKQEFEKMEQVFKSLLHSKEKPTLPTFNSMITNYGKARLREKAELIFQKITDMGYSPNFITYECVIMMYGYCDCVFKAREIFDKVRESGKEKKVSTLNAMLDVYCMNGLPLEADTLFESIHASRAFSIDASTYKLLYKAYTKANMKELVKKLMLYMDKDGIIPNKSFFLDALGAFGSSPASHKMASNTDDSRKQVTAAKL, from the exons ATGACTCCGTCAAACTTCCCAGCGACTCTGCAATTCTCTCCATCAAAACCAGCATTTCTTCTCCCAAAATTTTACCCAAATTCTTCCCAGAATTTCATTAGTGTCTCTCAACCATGTATTGCCAGGAAAAAACCCATTTATTGCATCATCAGCAATGTGCCCACAAGGCCAAAGAAGAAGAGAACAAAGACCAAGAGGGCCATTTCAGAAGCAGAGGAACTGGTTGGTCTATTAATGAGGAATTTTGATGAAAAGAAGCAGCCTTTGGTGGCCACTTTGAACAAGTATGTGAAGCTTGTGAGAACTGAGCATTGTTTCTTGctttttgaagagcttggcaaGACTGATAAGTGGCTTCAGTGTCTGGAG GTGTTCAGATGGATGCATAAGCAACGGTGGTATATAGCAGATAATGGTGTTTATTCGAAGTTGATATCAGTTATGGGGAAGAAGGGACAAACGAGGATGGCTATGTGGCTTTTCTCTGAGATGCGTAATAGTGGATGTAAACCTGACACCTCAGTGTATAATGCACTGATCACGGCCCACCTTCATAGTCGTGATAAAGCCAAGGCCTTGGCTAAGGCTTTAGGATACTTTGGTAAGATGAAGGGAATGGAACGGTGTCCACCTAATGTAGTAACGTATAACATCCTTTTGAGAGCATTTGCTCAGGCACGGGATGTTGATCAAGTTAACGCATTGTTCAAAGATCTTGATGAGAGCATTGTTACACCTGATATCTTCACGTTTAATGGAGTGATGGATGCATATGGGAAAAATGGGATGATTAGGGAAATGGAATCTGTTCTATCACGAATGAAGAGTAACCAGCTGAGACCTGATCTAATTACTTTTAATTTGTTGATTGATTCATATGGAAGAAAGCAAGAATTTGAAAAGATGGAACAAGTTTTTAAGAGCTTGTTACATTCCAAGGAGAAACCAACACTTCCCACATTTAATTCAATGATCACAAACTATGGAAAAGCAAGGCTGAGGGAGAAGGCAGAGTTGATTTTTCAGAAGATCACTGACATGGGATATTCCCCAAATTTCATCActtatgaatgtgttattatgaTGTATGGCTATTGCGACTGCGTTTTCAAAGCAAGAGAGATATTTGATAAGGTGAGAGAATCTGGGAAGGAGAAGAAGGTTTCAACACTCAATGCAATGCTGGATGTCTACTGCATGAATGGTTTGCCATTAGAAGCAGACACACTTTTTGAGAGTATACATGCCTCTAGAGCATTTTCTATTGATGCTTCAACCTATAAGCTTTTGTACAAGGCCTACACTAAAGCAAACATGAAGGAGCTGGTAAAAAAATTGATGTTGTACATGGACAAAGATGGAATCATCCCAAATAAAAGCTTCTTCCTAGATGCTTTGGGAGCTTTTGGGTCTTCACCTGCAAGCCACAAGATGGCTAGCAATACTGACgattcaagaaaacaagtgaCTGCTGCAAAGTTATAG
- the LOC113697779 gene encoding F-box/kelch-repeat protein At3g23880: protein METSNSVPSILNGAILDIFCRLPVKSLVRFSAVSKLWERGLFDSNKHSIISMEKSPKTNKNFPLLVCCKKSHKQSCSCHYALFEIERLNKISLFTTPFCLPDNYILAGCCNGILCVHKICNCYNPKKIYLWNPLLHQRRALPKSKSLEHFTDLGFFFDQRNDDYKVVKIFMFRIVEIYSSKSNLWRSVDLTNMPMSVSRTKDFQIPAAFNGILHCLVYKVNCGKDAPPYSVIKFNNVEEKFEEILLPESNPLDFSTARLGVYQGCLSLACWFPPLGDEVWIVKDDQDKGTYKSSKIAVPNSSDGGFQHSDVKGFTINSKDLADCRWDIVLYDYGRGIYEDFGLGSGSGSASSSYGRITL, encoded by the coding sequence ATGGAGACGTCAAATTCAGTCCCAAGCATTCTCAACGGTGCCATTCTCGACATCTTTTGCAGACTACCTGTGAAATCTCTAGTCCGATTCAGTGCAGTCAGCAAGCTTTGGGAAAGAGGTCTATTCGATTCCAATAAGCACTCGATCATATCCATGGAAAAATCTCccaaaaccaacaaaaatttTCCTCTTCTAGTTTGCTGCAAGAAATCTCATAAACAATCATGCAGCTGTCACTATGCCCTATTTGAGATTGAGAGACTGAACAAAATCAGCCTGTTTACAACTCCCTTTTGTCTTCCAGATAATTACATTCTTGCAGGTTGCTGCAATGGAATCCTATGTGTTCACAAGATTTGCAATTGCTACAATCCCAAGAAAATATACCTCTGGAATCCCTTATTGCATCAACGCAGGGCACTTCCCAAAAGCAAAtctcttgaacatttcacagaTTTGGGATTCTTCTTCGACCAGCGTAACGATGATTATAAAGTTGTCAAGATTTTCATGTTCCGTATAGTCGAGATATATAGTTCGAAGAGCAATTTGTGGAGGTCAGTTGACCTGACCAACATGCCTATGAGCGTCAGCCGCACCAAAGATTTTCAGATTCCTGCGGCATTCAATGGGATTCTGCATTGTCTTGTGTATAAAGTTAACTGCGGTAAAGATGCACCACCATATTCAGTGATCAAATTCAACAATGTTGAGGAAAAGTTTGAGGAGATTCTGTTGCCGGAAAGCAATCCTCTCGACTTTTCTACTGCTCGGCTTGGGGTTTATCAGGGCTGTCTTTCTTTAGCCTGTTGGTTTCCACCGCTTGGGGATGAGGTCTGGATAGTGAAGGATGATCAGGATAAAGGTACATACAAATCTTCGAAAATTGCTGTCCCAAACTCTTCAGACGGCGGATTCCAGCACTCTGACGTAAAGGGATTCACAATCAACAGTAAAGACTTAGCAGATTGCAGATGGGATATTGTTTTGTATGACTATGGAAGAGGCATCTACGAAGATTTTGGACTTGGATCTGGTTCTGGTTCTGCTTCATCTTCATATGGGCGCATTACTTTGTAG